The genomic interval GCCCGCTACGAGTTCCTGTGGGGTCCCCGGGCCCACGCGGAGACCAGCAAGTGGCAGGTCCTGGAGCATCTGCTCAGGGTCAGTGGATGGGATCCCAGGTCCTTCCCATCCCTGTGTGCAGAGGGTGTGAGCGATGAGGAAGAGGGGGCCTGAGCCAGAGCAGAAGCCAGACTCCTTCCAGGCCCACGTCCAGCAGCTTCTCCcgtggggcaggaagggaggctgATCCTTCTCTCTGAGTTTGAAGAGGGAGCGGTTAGCCTTCTAAGTAGTGAGGGCCCAGGCAGTCGGGGGAACCCGGTGTGCAGCATCTTTGGATTCCTGTTGTGTATGATGACATGGaatttcatctctgttttctttaggaatttttcaaatattgttcCACTTAAAAGAAGGCTTAATAAGCTTCAGTATATAAGTTTGTGAATGACATTAATCACACATGTATTTGCACTAATTCAGTTGAACTACAAGAGTTTTGCAATTGTGTAAAACAAATTGTAAGATTCCCATATCATTTTGTGATCCTGAACAAGATAACATGGCATTGGAATAGGAATTTACTTGGAAATGTGAAAGTAATTAGCAGTACAACTGAAGGCCACCCCATTGTTTCTCGGGACACTCTGTCGTCGGCTCAGTGGTGCGTGCCTTGCTGTGGGACTGGCCTGTGCCCACCatagggcagggccaggccccgGGCATGTGGGCCAGATGGGGAGGGCTGCCCTGGGGGGAGTGGGCATTGCTGGCGCCCATCTTCCTGGCGAGAGGCCACCCGCGGGGCCCTCAGGAAGGGAGAATGTGTGGGGATGGAGGGCCACCGGGTGGGGTATAGCAGAGGCACCTTGTTGGGGATCCTGGGGGGGGGTGCCCGGGACCCGAGGGATCTGGTGGCTGTTAGAAGTTCCTCTCTGTGTTATCATGCCCTCTGTTCAATGGTTTCAGTCAATGTTTCTCTTAGTAAATTTCCCTGAATGTTTCAGCTGAGTCTGGCCTCTGCTGTGGGCAATGGAGGGAAAGGGCTGCTGTGGGTGAGGGCGGGGGTCCAGAGTAGGATTCCTGCTCAGCACCCATGGGACACCTCTCCAGTGAAAGGCTAGGGTAGGCACTTTGCAGACGCAGACATGGTGAgggtttttcttccatttcataggTGAATTGTAAAGTTTTAGCACAAACTGATAATTGCCTAAAAAGGCAGTAGAGaagttaaaatgtaaatgaaaaactTGATGATCTCAGCAGGAAAAAGGGAACATAGGAGCAAAAATAGTTGGACAGacagtgctatggactgaatatttgtaaaCCTGTCCCCCTCATTCACCTGTTAAATTCTAACCCCCAAAGGGAtgggatttgggggtggggcccTGGGAAGTGATTAGCCCATGAGGggggagccctcatgaatgagactagctcccttataaaagagaccccagacagCTGCCTCAtcctcttctgccatgtgagaagaTGGCTAGTTGATACAACTAGACAAGAAATCAGTccatataaagaagagctttaTTACTAGTACTTTATTACTCAGCCGTacaaaggaacgaaattgggtcatttgtagagacgtggatggatctagagactgtcatacagagtaaagggagtcagagagagaaaaacaaatatcgtatattaatgcacatatgtggaacctagaaaaatggtacagatgaaccggtttgcaggacagaaatagagacacagatgtagagcacaaacgtatggacaccaaggtgggaaagtggtgggggcgggggtggtggtgctgtgatgaattgagagattgggattgacatatgtacactaatatgtataaaatggataactaataagaacctgctgtataaaaaaataaaacaaaattcagaaattaaaaaaagaagaaaaaggaaaaacagtagGTTTCTGACGTTGCCAATCACAGTAGAAACCCACCTGTAAAGACAGATTGACCAATGTGCCACCATGGGCTCTGCATCTCCAAGTTTGCTCCTCCAACTCCGCAGCCTTGCAGGGAGGCCTTCCTATTGGTGGAAGGCCAATGGGCGTGTCTTTTGCTTCCAGAGGCGCCAAGCCTTGGGACCTCACGCCCTCAGTGCGAGTGGCTACTGCAGCTTCTGTAGCAAAGCGCCTCCTCACGTGCTCTCCTGATCCAACCACTTTCTCTGTAAGGAGACGTCTAGAactttctctctcatcttcctCGGGCTTCCGGGAGCACCCGGAAACCCACGTGGCGTTCGCACAGAGTGCCTGGGACAGTGGGCTGCACAGTTCCTGGCTGCAGTGCTGAGACGAGCTCTTCAGCCCCTTCTGAGCGGGACTCCGGCGTCATCCACAGAGTCAGAGAGAGTCAGGAGACAGGCGGGGGCTTTGCCGGGGGCTGGACTCCGCAGGTACCGGGGGCGCTgggaaggagtgggggtggggggaggggtacgGGCTGCTcgatggggagtgggggaggggcggcggagGGCAGCGGGCTGaaggggggctgggggaagggtccCTCAGTGTGCGGGTCTGAGGGGAGGACCGTTAGCTGCTGGGGTGGCGGGTGGGGTCGTTCTGGAGTCGGGGTGCAGAGGGTGGGGTAATGGCTAAGCGTGGGGGGGGCCCGGAGCGGAGGGCTTCCTGCTGGGCGGGTGGGGCCGGCTTTGGGGGCCAGAAGAGAGGACGAGtggctgtgggggtggggaggacgcgACGGGCGGGCCACTCCCCCTCCTCGGGCCGAGACACGAGGCGAGGGCTAACGGCTGCTGCGTGTGGCGGGAGGAAGGCGGAGCTACTCCTGGCGCAGGCGCGGGTCGATGGGGAGGACTCCCGGGCGCGGGTGCGGTAGGCGTTGGGGGAGCTcccgccggggcgggggggggggtgggggggaggacgCTCGTGGCAGGAAGGGGGCTCCGGCTCCCGGGTGGGCGGGGGCAAGAGGGGGGGGCTCGGCGTCTGGGGTGCGAGAGGCGAGAGTCCCTGGCTCGGAGGGTGCTCGGGGGAGGACTCCCTGGTATGGGGAGGTGAGAGAGGCAGTCTGATCTCTACGCATGGGGGGCGCCCGGCTTGCAGGGCCCAGAGCGGAGTGCCACcagctgaggggtgggggagggtgtatGGGGGGATGTAGTGGGGGAGGGTGCGGGGAGGAGCCGCCTGGCCACGAGGGGCGTAAGTCGTAAGTGATGCTGAGAGGGGAGGCGCTGGGGCTGCTATGATCTGGTGGAGGCTGTTGGCCATGGCAGATGGATTTGTGGGGGTCCAGAGAGGGGCTCTGGCCCCCTGCATGAGGCATCGAGAAGCTCCAGGTCGCACTGGAGGCCATAGGGCGCGATGAGCGCTTGCAGTACTTTCTGACATCCTGGCCGTGGAGAGACTGGGGAGCGGGTATAAGGGGCGGTGTCTCAGGGAGGCCGAGGGAAGGATCCCAGGTCCTGCGTGGAATCAAGGTGAGGGCCCTGAGGGAGGACTGAAGGGAACCAGGGTCCCAGAACAGAGTGGGCCCTGGATGGCGATGGAGGGGCATAACCCCATGCAGCAGTTTCTGACGTCCGGCTCTCAGAGCGACTGGGCACCTGCTATAAGGGGCGGCGCCTAAGGTGGGAAGAGGTGAGAATCCCAGGTCCAGCTGGGAGTCAAGGTGAGGCCCCTGAGGGAGGACTGAGGGGAGCCCACAGAAACCCATCCGTGTGGTCAGCCCTGGGCAACAGCGGGGCGGGATGACCACAGGCAGCATTTCCTGACATCTGGGTCCCAGAGAGAGTGGGGACTTGGGGTAAAGCCCAATCCCCGAACGATGGGGGGCCCACAGAGTCCGGCCCACCCCTCCTACCAGCATCGAGGGGCCCAGAGCTGTGCCACAATCTACACCCGAGGTGCGCCCTCCATTCCTCTTACAGGGGCTCCAGGAACCGGGAGGCGAAGGCCCAGGTCTGAGGCACGTGTCCTCAGGCCACAGAGCAGAGGAGGCCCAGGCAGCGCCAGGAGTCAAGGTGAGGTGCGTGCCCTGAGTGTGCACCCAGGGGCTCCCCCTCCCAGAACAGAGGGGACCCCACAAGGCTCAAGTCACCGCACCTCCCCACAGCCCTCTCAGCCCCGGTCGGTCCCTGGGGCTGCGCTGGCTGCACCCTGAGGAGCCACCTCGCTTCCTTCTTCAGGTTGGCAGGGGACAGGCCGCCCAGGAGGAGCGCCCCTGTGATGCCCGAGGGAACCCTTCCAGACGAGCCCTGTAAGTGGCCTTCGTCAGAGCTGCCCAGGGTGTGTTTCTCCGCCGAGGCCACTCACACCCCCTCTCTCCCACAGGCCCGTGGTCCGTATCTGTCACCCCTGCCCAGACTCCCGTCGGCGGCCTGACCCCAGTCATCAGGCCCCTGGTCGAGATGAGCGAGCTGCGCCAGCCTGAGGCAGACCTTCAGGCCCCAGTCCAGGCCCAGGGCCCGGTGGAGGCGCAGCTGTTCGGGGCTGCGGGCGAGGAGGCCGCATccccctcgtcctcctcctcccccgtcGCCCCCTCCTTCTCCGCCTATGCCGAGTCCTTGCCCCAGGAGGCACTTACTGTGCTGATGGCTGACCTGGTGGCGTTCCTGCTCCTCAAGTATCGCACCAAGGAGCCGATCTCCAAGGCGGAGATGCTGAATATGGTCCTCCGTGACCATCGGGACCACTTCCCCGTGGTCTTCAGCCGAGCTTGCGAGTGCATGCAGCTGGTGTTTGGCGTGGACGTGAAGGAGGTGGACCCCCGCGAGTGCACCTACGTCCTGgtccccaccctgggcctcacCTGTGATGCAGTGCTGAGCGACGGGCAGAGGCCCAAGGCCGGCCTCCTGGTGATGGTCCTGTGACTGATCGCCCTGTACGGTGACCGCGCCCCTGAGGAGGAGGTCTGGGAAGCACTTAGCGTGATGGGGGTGTGTGCCGGGAGGAAGCACTGCATCTACGGGGAGCCCAGGGAGCTGCTCACCAAAGTGTGGGTGCAGGAGGGCTACGTGGAGTACCGGCAGGTGCCCCACAGCGACCCCGCCCGCTACGAGTTCCTGTGGGGTCCCCGGGCCTACGCGGAGACCAGCAAGTGGCAGGTCCTGGAGCATCTGCCCAGTGTCAATACCTTGGATCCCAGGTCCTTCCCATCCCTGTGTGCAGAGGGTGTGAGCGATGAGAAAGAGGGGGCCTGAGCCAGAGCAGAAGCCAGGCTCCTTCCAGGCCCACGTCCAGCAGCTTCTCCcgtggggcaggaagggaggctgATCCTTCCCTCGGAGTTTGAAGAGGGAGCGGTCAGCCTTCTAAGTAGTGAGGGCCCGGGCCTGTCGGGGGAAGCCGGTGTGCAGCATCTTTGGGTTCCTGTTGTGTATGATGACATGGaatttcatctctgttttctttaggAATTTGTCAAATGTTGGTTCTTTTAATAGAAGACTAAACAAGCTTCAGTGTCTCACTTTGTGCATGACATTGATCCCACATGTATTTGTACTAATCCAGTTCAAGAACAAGAGTTTTGCTGTTCTGTAAGAGAGGTTGGGAAATATCCCAGTTCATTTTGTGACCGTGTACAAGATAACAGGAAATAAGAATTAGAACTCTTTTGGAAATGTGGAAGTACTTAACAGTAATATAGATGggggaagaattagaaaaataaaagtaatcgtAGTTCCAGTTCTTGCTTCTTCCCTGTCATGTCTGTCATTCTATAACACTAACTATCTCTGTTCAGTTGGATTTGCATGGGTATTTTAAGAAAGTAGGAGAAGATTAATCTGCGTCAATAAGCCCCCTGCCCACTGGCTTGTTTATTCCGCACACCTCCAGGGAGCCTCTGCTCTCCGGAAGGGCCTGTGTTAGTAGCGGGAATGCTAGGAAAAGCAGGACACACCCACACCTAGG from Balaenoptera musculus isolate JJ_BM4_2016_0621 chromosome X, mBalMus1.pri.v3, whole genome shotgun sequence carries:
- the LOC118888921 gene encoding LOW QUALITY PROTEIN: melanoma-associated antigen 10-like (The sequence of the model RefSeq protein was modified relative to this genomic sequence to represent the inferred CDS: substituted 1 base at 1 genomic stop codon) produces the protein MSELRQPEADLQAPVQAQGPVEAQLFGAAGEEAASPSSSSSPVAPSFSAYAESLPQEALTVLMADLVAFLLLKYRTKEPISKAEMLNMVLRDHRDHFPVVFSRACECMQLVFGVDVKEVDPRECTYVLVPTLGLTCDAVLSDGQRPKAGLLVMVLXLIALYGDRAPEEEVWEALSVMGVCAGRKHCIYGEPRELLTKVWVQEGYVEYRQVPHSDPARYEFLWGPRAYAETSKWQVLEHLPSVNTLDPRSFPSLCAEGVSDEKEGA